In Sorghum bicolor cultivar BTx623 chromosome 10, Sorghum_bicolor_NCBIv3, whole genome shotgun sequence, one genomic interval encodes:
- the LOC8065362 gene encoding glutaminyl-peptide cyclotransferase, which produces MPVGSRRRPPPSHHRRAMTPASVSAPAPGAAAAPTKPLYLRGPVIAGAAALAAFLLLAAAYATRRAGSPPTALLAHPAVATRFFSFDLVREYPHDPDAFTQGLLYAENDTLFESTGLYHRSSVRKVDLQTGKVLVNHQMDGQMFGEGLTLLGHRLFQVTWLKNDGFIYDQHNFSKRTSFTHKMRDGWGLATDGKVLFGSDGTSMLYKLDPKSLEVMKVVTVKYHGDEVPYLNELEYVDGEVWANVWQTDCIARVSPEDGLVVGWIFLHELRRQLWNSGNTNIDVLNGIAWDERNHRLFVTGKLWPKLYEIKLRAVDGPADGSVEKLCPKASFYR; this is translated from the exons ATGCCCGTCGGCTCCCGACggaggccgccgccgtcgcaCCACCGTCGCGCCATGACACCCGCCTCCGTctccgcccccgcccccggcgccgccgccgctcccacAAAGCCGCTCTACCTCCGCGGTCCGGTCATCGCGGGCGCCGCCGCGCTGGCCGcgttcctcctcctcgccgccgcctaCGCCACCAGGCGAGCCGGTTCCCCACCGACCGCCCTCCTCGCTCACCCAGCTGTTGCCACCAGGTTCTTCTCCTTCGACCTGGTCCGCGAGTACCCTCACGACCCGGACGCCTTCACCCAG GGTCTCTTATACGCGGAAAATGACACTCTTTTCGAGTCCACTGGCCTCTACCACAGG TCTTCAGTCCGAAAGGTTGATCTTCAGACGGGAAAG GTTTTGGTTAATCACCAAATGGACGGACAAATGTTTGGAGAAGGTTTAACTCTTCTCGGCCACAG ATTGTTTCAGGTTACCTGGTTGAAGAACGACGGGTTTATATATGATCAACATAACTTCTCCAAA CGCACGAGTTTTACCCATAAAATGCGAGATGGTTGGGGTTTGGCGACTGATGGAAAAGTTCTTTTTGGCAGTGATGGCACTTCAATGCTGTATAAGCTGGATCCAAAGTCACTTGAAG TCATGAAAGTGGTGACTGTCAAGTATCACGGTGATGAAGTCCCCTACCTTAATGAGCTGGAGTATGTAGATGGTGAAGTCTGGGCAAATGTCTGGCAG ACAGATTGCATAGCTAGAGTGTCCCCTGAAGATGGCCTAGTGGTGGGCTGGATCTTTCTTCATGAGCTgag GCGGCAGTTGTGGAACTCAGGCAATACG AATATTGATGTCTTAAACGGGATAGCTTGGGATGAAAGAAACCACAGATTATTTG TGACAGGGAAACTGTGGCCAAAGCTCTATGAGATCAAGCTACGGGCAGTAGATGGTCCAGCAGATGGATCTGTAGAAAAACTTTGTCCAAAAGCCAGCTTCTATCGCTGA